From one Leguminivora glycinivorella isolate SPB_JAAS2020 chromosome 5, LegGlyc_1.1, whole genome shotgun sequence genomic stretch:
- the LOC125226480 gene encoding cuticle protein 19-like has protein sequence MGGITGFKESHPKYEFEYHVEDPHTHDNKKQQEHRDGDVVKGRYSLHQPDGHVRHVEYHADKHGFHADVKYSQHHGHDHHGHH, from the exons ATGGGAGGCATAACTGGCTTTAAAGAG AGTCATCCCAAGTACGAGTTCGAGTATCATGTAGAAGACCCCCACACTCACGACAACAAGAAGCAGCAGGAGCACCGCGACGGCGACGTCGTGAAGGGCCGCTACAGCCTTCACCAGCCCGATGGCCACGTGAGACATGTGGAATATCACGCCGACAAACATGG ATTCCACGCAGACGTAAAATACAGCCAACATCATGGTCATGATCATCATGGTCACCATTAA
- the LOC125226481 gene encoding histidine-rich glycoprotein-like, which yields MYSKIFVVAATLAVALARPQEGHGQYEHGHAYSSQSIVLHQSHGHEQGHEHGHEQLGHVQLGHVQLGHVQHEPVHVVSYQPIHTESHHSQHHAVSSQNIQRHDVPGKAPEGHHDYYAHPKYEFEYKVEDPHTGDKKAQHEARDGDVVKGYYSLHEADGTVRIVHYTADHKTGFNAQVQREGHAKHVVPAHLLIALVVHVPDGAVGLVQAVEALNDVAVAVLVLRLVVALLLYLQVLCIAGLVGLVVSQHGHEPAHSSQHISKHDGHAEPVVIKDHHGHEKHVDYYTHTKYEFKYEVSDKHTGDHKTQHEHRDGDVVKGFYSLHEPDGSIRDVHYESDKKTGFHAEVKHSTHHIVPEHHHHH from the exons ATGTACTCTAAG ATATTCGTGGTTGCCGCTACCCTGGCCGTAGCTCTTGCTCGACCTCAAGAAGGGCATGGTCAATATGAACATGGACACGCGTATTCGTCTCAGAGCATCGTTTTACACCAGAGTCACGGTCACGAGCAGGGTCATGAGCATGGCCATGAGCAACTTGGCCATGTTCAACTGGGCCATGTGCAACTTGGTCATGTGCAGCACGAGCCCGTGCACGTAGTGTCGTATCAGCCCATCCACACTGAATCTCACCACTCTCAGCACCACGCCGTCTCctcacaaaacatccagcgtCACGACGTGCCCGGCAAGGCGCCCGAGGGCCACCACGACTACTACGCGCACCCTAAGTACGAGTTCGAGTACAAGGTGGAGGACCCGCACACCGGCGACAAGAAGGCGCAGCACGaggcccgcgacggcgacgtcGTCAAGGGCTACTACAGCCTGCACGAGGCGGACGGCACTGTCAGGATCGTGCACTACACGGCTGACCACAAAACTGG ATTCAATGCCCAGGTCCAGCGAGAAGGTCACGCCAAGCATGTAGTACCCGCTCA TCTTCTTATCGCTCTCGTAGTGCACGTCCCTGACGGAGCCGTCGGGCTCGTGCAGGCTGTAGAAGCCCTTAACGACGTCGCCGTCGCGGTGCTCGTGCTGCGTCTTGTGGTCGCCC TACTTCTATACCTACAGGTGTTGTGTATCGCTGGTCTGGTGGGGTTGGTGGTGTCCCAGCACGGGCACGAGCCCGCGCACTCCTCGCAGCACATCTCCAAGCACGACGGGCACGCGGAGCCGGTCGTCATCAAGGACCACCACGGCCACGAGAAACACGTCGACTACTAC ACGCACACCAAGTACGAGTTCAAGTACGAGGTCTCGGACAAGCACACTGGCGACCACAAGACGCAGCACGAGCACCGCGACGGCGACGTCGTCAAGGGCTTCTACAGCCTGCACGAGCCCGACGGCTCCATAAGGGACGTGCATTACGAGAGCGATAAGAAGACCGG TTTCCACGCTGAGGTGAAGCACAGCACCCACCACATCGTACCGGAGCACCACCATCACCATTAA
- the LOC125226482 gene encoding histidine-rich glycoprotein-like: protein MFSKVLCFAVLVATVVAEEAEDGLHSHGVAHWLHGHAAHGIHHGHGHHGHARSHVHETRHVIPIHEHHEHGHHEHEHHKHPKYEFEYSVEDPHTHDIKMQQEHRDDDVVKGRYSLHQPDGHVRHVEYHADKHG from the exons ATGTTTTCTAAG GTCTTGTGTTTCGCGGTTCTCGTGGCTACGGTAGTAGCCGAGGAAGCAGAAGATGGGCTCCACAGTCACGGCGTGGCTCATTGGCTGCATGGCCATGCGGCGCATGGAATCCATCACGGCCACGGTCACCACGGGCATGCGCGCTCGCATGTTCATGAAACGCGCCATGTAATCCCTATTCATGAGCATCATGAACATGGTCACCATGAACACGAACACCAT AAGCATCCCAAGTACGAGTTTGAGTACTCCGTAGAAGACCCCCACACTCACGACATAAAGATGCAGCAGGAGCACCGCGACGACGACGTCGTGAAGGGCCGCTACAGCCTGCACCAGCCCGACGGCCACGTGAGGCATGTGGAATATCACGCCGACAAACATGGGTGA